The following are encoded together in the Carboxydothermus pertinax genome:
- a CDS encoding patatin-like phospholipase family protein → THIGVLKVLEREGLKPSLVSGTSAGGIIALLYGAGLSPRDMEELAVKIKPKDLYNCLFTVGVGISIISYNLLKLLGYKKNMLKFPLGVFKPAGLLKKVLEILGPMSMKQLKEEIAIISVDLYSGKRIVFGNYQRELLRGVNDYIPVQDAAVLTALEATSAVPGIFTPVKFNKYLLADGGIVENVPVRILANLGYEKIIGVALTKPEGNKYHIKNIVDVLGSSMEIIMNSNTEKDVEQFAKLVLRPQVSGMGWNDFDLIPWAIRRGEEEAYNSLAKIAEIVS, encoded by the coding sequence ACCCATATTGGAGTACTAAAAGTCCTCGAAAGAGAAGGGCTAAAACCTTCTCTGGTTTCAGGCACCAGCGCTGGTGGGATAATTGCCCTTTTATATGGAGCTGGATTATCTCCCAGAGATATGGAGGAACTTGCTGTTAAAATAAAACCCAAAGACCTTTATAATTGTTTATTTACCGTTGGAGTGGGCATTTCGATCATAAGTTATAATTTATTAAAGCTTCTTGGGTATAAAAAAAATATGTTAAAATTTCCTCTGGGAGTTTTTAAACCTGCTGGACTTTTGAAAAAAGTTTTGGAAATATTAGGTCCTATGTCTATGAAACAATTGAAAGAAGAAATTGCAATTATCAGTGTGGACCTTTATTCCGGAAAAAGAATAGTTTTTGGTAATTATCAGCGGGAATTATTGCGGGGGGTTAATGATTATATTCCTGTCCAGGATGCAGCGGTACTTACTGCCCTGGAAGCAACTTCGGCAGTTCCGGGAATTTTTACCCCGGTAAAGTTTAATAAATACTTATTGGCCGATGGTGGCATTGTGGAAAATGTACCGGTAAGGATTTTAGCAAATTTAGGCTACGAAAAAATTATTGGAGTAGCCTTGACAAAACCGGAGGGAAATAAGTACCATATTAAAAACATTGTTGATGTCCTGGGAAGTTCAATGGAGATCATTATGAACTCCAATACTGAAAAAGATGTGGAGCAATTTGCTAAGCTGGTATTAAGACCCCAAGTTTCTGGTATGGGCTGGAATGATTTTGATTTAATACCCTGGGCCATTCGCCGAGGAGAAGAAGAGGCTTATAATAGTCTTGCCAAAATCGCTGAAATTGTCTCTTAG
- the sfsA gene encoding DNA/RNA nuclease SfsA, which produces MKFDFTPIPAVFNQKLNRFVGEVFLEGKKILVHIPNSGRLQEILTSGREVYLREGKTSGRKYQYDLVLAKMPDSLVLVDSLLPNKIAKNLLEEGIIKPFGQKIDRVVAEQRKGQSRFDFKVQIENTTGFIEVKSVTLVEGKDALFPDAPTIRGVKHLEELKALSSEHLAAVIFLICRDDAVVFKPNYKCDPRFALALKKAAVAGVKVKAYRLKISFEGVYLDREMEVVL; this is translated from the coding sequence ATGAAGTTTGATTTTACTCCAATTCCTGCGGTTTTTAACCAAAAATTAAACCGCTTTGTCGGGGAAGTGTTCTTAGAAGGTAAAAAAATCTTAGTGCATATCCCCAATTCCGGACGTCTTCAAGAAATTTTAACCAGTGGCCGGGAAGTTTATTTAAGGGAAGGAAAAACTTCAGGACGAAAATACCAGTATGACCTTGTCTTGGCTAAGATGCCCGATTCCCTGGTTTTAGTAGATAGCCTTCTTCCCAATAAGATCGCCAAAAACCTGTTGGAGGAAGGCATCATCAAACCTTTTGGGCAAAAGATTGACCGGGTAGTGGCGGAGCAAAGGAAGGGGCAATCCCGCTTTGATTTTAAAGTTCAGATAGAGAACACAACCGGTTTTATTGAAGTAAAGTCAGTTACCTTAGTAGAAGGGAAGGATGCTTTGTTTCCGGATGCTCCAACTATTCGAGGTGTTAAACATTTGGAGGAATTAAAAGCTTTATCTTCCGAGCACCTCGCGGCGGTGATTTTTTTAATTTGCCGGGATGATGCAGTGGTCTTTAAACCTAATTATAAATGTGACCCCCGGTTTGCTTTGGCGTTAAAGAAAGCGGCGGTTGCTGGAGTTAAGGTAAAAGCTTACCGCTTAAAAATAAGTTTTGAGGGAGTTTACCTTGACCGGGAAATGGAGGTAGTCTTATAA